One window from the genome of Saccharicrinis carchari encodes:
- a CDS encoding TonB-dependent receptor — translation MKIMNYITNESVMLFKKWQGTNYAIFNSLNRYVRIGMLSAIYFTFLGYGQTFAQTDTASVSKKIKLEEVKVSARRVPALYSEIGRVVTVITKKDIDALPVQSIDQLLEYVAHVDVRQRGVLGVQSDVSVRGGSFDQVMILLNGINITDPQTGHHNLNLPVDFQSIERVEILEGPGARIFGSNAFSGAINFITGSNKDSQINANIMAGEHGLYKLGASGTIAHGKTKSFLAVNKSATDGYIANTDFEIYNLFYHGQLHTDSEHLELQLGYTDKGFGANSFYTARYPNQYEQTKTTFASLSFASKTKNPIKSSVYWRRHHDRFELFRGNQGAATWYTHHNYHLTDVLGANLNTVVSSAIGKTAMGADIRSESIWSNVLGFDMKDTLKTPGEKDGFFTKKHNRTNTSFFLEHSYTLNRLSVSAGLMSNLNSDLGWSFDIFPGFDISYWLNNNLKIYGSINKSLRMPTYTDLFYSSSTIIGNPDLKPEEATTYEGGIKFKNNGGISANISAFSRRGKNMIDWGKPSDAPDGTKWTTSNINDINTFGLEAVINANLQEMIKGQHFLQGINLSYSWLNQDKSLPSGYDSRYVFDYLKHKFSGSLQHALFWDMHASWAVQYQDRMGSYGEYDISSGTEITKDYEAFCTLDLKLTWQKPRYTLYAEATNLLDKKYTDIGQLYQPGRWVKMGVKIHLSL, via the coding sequence ATGAAAATTATGAATTACATTACCAATGAAAGCGTAATGCTGTTTAAAAAATGGCAGGGAACCAATTATGCCATATTTAATTCCTTAAACCGATATGTACGGATAGGTATGCTGTCGGCGATATACTTTACCTTTTTAGGATATGGACAAACCTTTGCACAGACCGACACCGCCTCTGTTAGCAAAAAAATAAAGTTGGAAGAGGTAAAAGTGTCCGCCCGCAGGGTACCGGCACTTTATTCCGAAATAGGGAGGGTTGTCACGGTCATCACCAAAAAGGACATTGACGCGCTTCCCGTGCAAAGCATCGACCAGTTGTTGGAGTACGTTGCCCATGTGGATGTACGCCAACGTGGAGTTTTAGGGGTGCAATCGGATGTGAGCGTTCGAGGCGGGTCTTTTGACCAGGTGATGATTTTGCTCAACGGCATCAACATTACCGATCCGCAAACGGGACATCACAATTTGAATCTGCCGGTCGATTTTCAGAGCATCGAAAGGGTTGAAATACTCGAGGGCCCCGGAGCACGCATTTTTGGATCCAATGCTTTTAGTGGAGCCATCAACTTTATTACAGGTAGCAATAAAGACTCCCAGATTAATGCCAACATAATGGCAGGTGAGCATGGCTTGTATAAACTGGGGGCCAGTGGCACTATAGCTCACGGTAAAACCAAAAGCTTTTTGGCTGTTAACAAAAGTGCCACCGATGGATATATAGCTAATACCGACTTTGAAATTTACAACCTTTTTTATCATGGTCAGCTCCATACAGACAGCGAGCACTTAGAGTTGCAGCTCGGATACACCGATAAAGGCTTTGGTGCCAATTCATTTTATACTGCCCGCTACCCTAATCAGTACGAGCAAACCAAAACTACCTTTGCCAGCTTAAGCTTTGCATCAAAAACAAAAAATCCCATAAAATCATCCGTTTACTGGCGCCGTCATCACGACCGCTTCGAATTGTTCCGGGGAAACCAGGGAGCCGCCACATGGTACACGCACCACAACTACCATTTAACCGATGTGCTTGGAGCCAACCTCAATACCGTAGTTTCCTCTGCGATTGGCAAAACTGCTATGGGTGCCGATATACGCTCAGAAAGTATATGGAGCAATGTACTGGGCTTTGATATGAAGGATACCTTAAAAACCCCGGGCGAAAAAGATGGCTTTTTTACAAAAAAACACAACCGAACCAATACCTCTTTCTTTTTAGAACACAGCTATACCCTTAACCGCCTATCGGTATCGGCCGGTTTAATGAGCAATTTAAATTCCGATTTGGGATGGAGTTTTGATATATTTCCGGGGTTCGACATCAGTTATTGGCTCAATAACAACTTAAAAATATATGGTAGCATCAACAAATCGCTGCGCATGCCCACCTATACCGACCTATTTTATTCAAGCTCCACCATTATAGGGAATCCGGATTTAAAACCCGAAGAAGCCACCACCTACGAGGGCGGAATTAAATTTAAAAACAATGGGGGTATAAGTGCCAATATTTCGGCGTTTAGCCGCCGAGGTAAAAACATGATTGATTGGGGTAAACCTTCCGATGCACCCGATGGAACCAAATGGACCACTTCTAATATTAATGATATAAACACCTTTGGCTTGGAAGCCGTAATCAATGCCAACTTACAGGAAATGATAAAAGGACAACATTTTTTGCAGGGTATAAACCTCTCCTACTCCTGGTTAAACCAAGATAAATCCTTGCCAAGCGGGTATGATTCGCGCTATGTATTTGACTATCTCAAGCATAAATTCTCGGGGAGTCTGCAACATGCATTGTTTTGGGACATGCATGCATCCTGGGCTGTTCAGTATCAGGATAGGATGGGTAGCTATGGCGAATATGATATTAGTTCGGGTACCGAAATAACGAAGGACTACGAAGCATTTTGCACCTTGGATTTAAAGTTGACCTGGCAAAAACCCCGATACACTCTTTATGCCGAGGCCACTAACCTACTGGATAAAAAATATACGGATATCGGTCAGTTATATCAGCCGGGCCGATGGGTAAAGATGGGGGTAAAAATACACCTATCTCTGTAA
- a CDS encoding sulfate adenylyltransferase subunit 1: MSDKNSGYLNMELLRFTTAGSVDDGKSTLIGRLLYDSKAIFEDQMEAIEKASERVGNEEVNLALLTDGLRAEREQGITIDVAYRYFATPKRKFIIADTPGHIQYTRNMVTGASTANVAIILVDARRGVLEQTLRHAYIASQLQIPHVIFCVNKMDLVDYKQETFEKIRSDIDGFTSKLSVKDIRFVPISALKGDNVVDRSEKMDDWYKGPTLLHLLENIHISSDVNRTNFRFPVQYVVRPQSPDFPDYRGYGGRIMSGAVKVGDPITVLPSGFTSKVKTIDLFTDTMNEAFAPQSVTITLEDDIDISRGDMLVKSDDLPNTTQDLELMICWFNERNLVPRGKYVIRHTSAEARCMVTGVQHKMNINTLEKDTDDLNIGMNDIAKITLRVTKPLHVDPYFRNRFTGSIILVDEGTNETVAAGMII, encoded by the coding sequence ATGAGCGATAAAAATTCAGGATATTTAAATATGGAGCTTTTACGCTTCACCACAGCAGGTAGTGTAGATGACGGTAAAAGTACTTTGATAGGAAGATTGCTGTACGATAGTAAAGCTATTTTTGAAGACCAGATGGAGGCTATAGAAAAAGCCAGTGAGCGCGTGGGCAACGAGGAGGTAAATCTGGCATTGCTGACGGATGGCTTGCGAGCCGAGCGTGAGCAGGGTATAACCATTGATGTGGCCTATCGTTATTTTGCTACCCCTAAGCGTAAGTTTATTATTGCCGATACTCCCGGTCATATTCAGTACACCCGTAATATGGTTACAGGTGCAAGTACAGCCAATGTGGCCATTATATTGGTGGATGCGCGCCGGGGAGTGTTAGAGCAAACCCTAAGGCATGCTTATATTGCTTCCCAACTACAAATTCCTCACGTGATATTTTGTGTGAACAAAATGGATCTGGTGGATTATAAGCAAGAAACATTTGAAAAGATAAGGAGCGATATTGACGGATTTACATCAAAACTTAGTGTTAAAGACATTCGTTTTGTGCCTATCAGTGCCCTCAAGGGCGATAATGTAGTGGATCGCTCGGAGAAGATGGATGATTGGTACAAGGGGCCAACCCTGCTACACCTATTGGAGAATATCCATATTAGCAGCGATGTAAACCGTACTAATTTCCGTTTCCCGGTACAATATGTTGTACGCCCGCAATCGCCTGATTTTCCGGACTACCGGGGCTACGGTGGCCGTATAATGAGTGGAGCCGTTAAAGTGGGAGATCCGATTACTGTGCTGCCTTCGGGCTTTACCTCAAAAGTAAAGACTATCGATTTGTTTACCGATACCATGAACGAAGCATTTGCTCCACAATCGGTAACCATAACCTTAGAAGATGATATAGACATCAGCCGCGGCGATATGTTGGTGAAGTCGGACGATTTGCCCAACACAACGCAGGACTTGGAGTTAATGATTTGCTGGTTTAACGAGCGTAACCTTGTTCCAAGAGGAAAATATGTTATTCGACACACCTCAGCCGAAGCACGTTGCATGGTAACAGGTGTTCAGCACAAGATGAACATCAATACCCTGGAAAAGGATACCGATGATCTGAATATAGGAATGAATGATATAGCTAAAATTACCCTGCGTGTTACCAAGCCCTTACATGTAGATCCTTATTTTAGAAACCGTTTTACGGGCAGCATTATTTTAGTGGACGAAGGAACCAATGAAACAGTAGCAGCAGGTATGATCATATAA
- the cysD gene encoding sulfate adenylyltransferase subunit CysD, producing the protein MDKYQINHLRELEAESIFVIREVAAQFEKPVMLFSGGKDSIVMFHLARKAFYPAKVPFALLHIDTGHNFQETLDYRDDLMKKTGAKCIVRYVQDSIDKGKAVEEKGVSASRNKLQTITLLDALEELKTDAAMGGGRRDEEKARAKERFFSHRDEFGQWDPKNQRPELWNIFNGRKNMGEHFRVFPISNWTEMDVWQYIYMENIDLPNLYFTHKRKVFNRDGVWMFKAPFMQLKPDEELVELDVRCRTIGDITCTGLTLSKADDIEDIIQEVAATRTTERGGRADDKRSESAMEDRKKEGYF; encoded by the coding sequence ATGGATAAATACCAAATTAATCACCTGAGGGAACTCGAGGCCGAATCCATCTTCGTGATTCGCGAAGTAGCCGCCCAGTTTGAAAAACCGGTGATGCTTTTTTCCGGAGGGAAAGATTCGATTGTGATGTTTCATCTGGCTCGCAAAGCCTTCTATCCGGCAAAAGTACCTTTTGCACTTTTACATATCGATACCGGGCATAACTTTCAGGAAACATTGGATTATCGCGACGATTTGATGAAAAAGACCGGTGCAAAATGCATTGTCAGATATGTGCAGGATTCGATAGATAAGGGCAAAGCTGTTGAAGAAAAAGGCGTAAGTGCCTCGCGCAACAAGCTGCAAACCATAACCCTGCTTGATGCATTAGAAGAGCTTAAAACAGATGCAGCAATGGGGGGCGGACGCCGTGATGAAGAGAAAGCCCGTGCCAAAGAACGTTTTTTCTCGCATAGAGATGAGTTTGGACAGTGGGATCCTAAAAACCAGCGCCCCGAATTGTGGAACATCTTTAACGGACGTAAAAACATGGGCGAGCACTTTCGTGTTTTTCCTATCAGTAACTGGACCGAAATGGATGTTTGGCAATATATCTACATGGAAAACATCGACTTACCTAATTTGTATTTTACCCATAAACGTAAGGTTTTTAACCGGGATGGCGTATGGATGTTTAAAGCACCTTTTATGCAACTTAAACCCGACGAAGAACTGGTTGAGCTGGATGTGCGCTGCAGAACCATCGGCGACATCACTTGTACCGGCTTAACCCTTTCAAAGGCCGACGACATTGAAGACATCATACAGGAAGTAGCCGCTACCAGAACAACAGAACGCGGTGGTAGAGCCGACGACAAACGATCGGAATCGGCGATGGAAGACCGTAAAAAAGAAGGGTACTTTTAA
- a CDS encoding enoyl-ACP reductase FabI, whose protein sequence is MEYNLLKGKRGIIFGALNDMSIAWKVAEMAHEQGAVFTLTNTPVACRMGTLNELSEKCNAPVIPADATSVDDLKEVFAKSTELLGGKIDFVLHSIGMSLNVRKKRVYHDLDYNYLNKTLDISAISFHKMLQVAFKMNAINEWGSVVGLSYVAAQRSFYGYNDMADAKALLESIARSFGYIYGREKKVRINTISQSPTLTTAGSGVKGFDGLMDFSERMSPLGNATAEECAGYCIAMFSDLTRKVTMQNLFHDGGFSNVGMSLRAMTQYNKSFDTDDIESLD, encoded by the coding sequence ATGGAATATAATTTACTAAAAGGAAAAAGAGGGATTATTTTTGGTGCATTAAACGATATGTCTATTGCATGGAAAGTGGCGGAAATGGCTCACGAACAAGGTGCTGTTTTTACGCTTACCAACACTCCGGTAGCTTGTAGAATGGGAACATTAAACGAACTATCAGAAAAGTGTAATGCCCCGGTAATTCCTGCCGACGCTACAAGCGTTGACGACCTGAAAGAAGTATTTGCCAAATCTACCGAATTGCTTGGCGGTAAAATTGATTTCGTTTTGCATTCCATCGGTATGTCGCTCAATGTTCGTAAAAAAAGAGTATATCACGATTTGGATTATAATTACCTGAATAAAACACTGGATATTTCCGCTATCTCATTTCATAAAATGTTGCAAGTGGCTTTTAAAATGAATGCCATTAATGAGTGGGGGTCCGTAGTGGGCTTGTCGTATGTTGCCGCCCAGCGTTCGTTTTACGGGTACAACGATATGGCCGATGCTAAAGCACTTTTAGAGTCCATAGCGCGTAGTTTCGGTTACATTTACGGGCGCGAGAAAAAGGTGAGAATCAACACCATTTCGCAATCGCCCACTTTAACCACTGCAGGTAGTGGCGTAAAAGGTTTCGACGGACTGATGGATTTCTCGGAGCGTATGTCGCCATTGGGTAATGCCACGGCCGAGGAATGTGCCGGATATTGTATAGCTATGTTCAGCGATTTGACCCGGAAAGTGACCATGCAAAACCTCTTCCACGATGGTGGGTTTTCCAACGTGGGTATGAGCTTAAGAGCCATGACACAGTACAACAAAAGCTTTGATACCGATGATATTGAATCACTCGATTAG
- a CDS encoding glycine betaine ABC transporter substrate-binding protein, with product MKKTLLFIITLFVVLFSACNTSKKADDAKELNLAMVNWIECIANAHLTKAVLEERGYNVNLINAEVALVFSAVATGDADVFMEVWEPITHKSYLEKYGSKVEDLGSVYDNGQLGIVVPHYVDINSIDELQAHKEKFDGKITGINPGAGIMGITESVIKDYELDFELVQSSEAGMLAALKKAYDKKEWIAVTGWKPHTKFARFDLKILDDPKGTMGAVETISVIATKGWSEKNPELATFFRNFKMNDELLGSLMIKIEENSGNETAAAKEWYMEHKDLVDSWFE from the coding sequence ATGAAAAAAACATTATTATTTATTATTACCCTTTTTGTAGTGCTCTTTAGCGCATGTAATACAAGCAAAAAAGCCGATGATGCCAAAGAGTTAAATCTGGCCATGGTGAATTGGATTGAATGTATAGCCAATGCCCATTTAACCAAAGCAGTGCTCGAGGAAAGAGGGTATAACGTCAACTTGATTAATGCCGAAGTAGCGCTTGTTTTTTCGGCCGTAGCCACCGGCGATGCCGATGTGTTTATGGAGGTATGGGAACCAATTACCCATAAATCGTACCTCGAGAAGTACGGAAGTAAAGTGGAAGACCTAGGTTCCGTTTACGATAATGGCCAACTGGGAATTGTAGTGCCACATTATGTGGATATAAATTCAATTGATGAGCTTCAGGCTCATAAAGAAAAATTTGATGGCAAAATTACAGGAATAAACCCGGGTGCCGGAATCATGGGTATTACAGAAAGTGTAATTAAAGATTATGAGCTGGATTTTGAATTGGTACAATCGAGTGAAGCAGGTATGTTGGCAGCTTTAAAAAAGGCTTACGACAAAAAGGAGTGGATTGCCGTAACCGGCTGGAAACCACACACTAAATTTGCCCGTTTCGACCTTAAAATATTAGACGATCCTAAGGGAACGATGGGTGCTGTCGAAACCATTTCGGTGATCGCCACCAAAGGTTGGTCGGAAAAAAACCCGGAGTTGGCTACTTTCTTTAGAAATTTTAAAATGAATGATGAGCTTTTGGGTTCGTTAATGATTAAAATAGAAGAGAACTCAGGTAACGAAACGGCAGCAGCCAAAGAATGGTACATGGAGCACAAGGATTTGGTTGACAGTTGGTTTGAGTAA
- a CDS encoding ABC transporter permease: MILGEYIEDAINWLTENFSGVFEGISDFVSALVSGIEAFWLWTPFYIVIALFTVLAYWKAGRSTALFTLLGLVYIYFAGFWDETMQTLALVLASAIMALAMGIPLGIWSAKNKAVNSIVRPVLDFMQTMPAFVYLIPAVLFFGLGTVPGAFATIIFAMPPVVRLTTLGILQVPEDIVEATTAFGATPSQLLFKVQIPLAMPTILAGINQTIMMALSMVVIASMIGAKGLGVIVLQGISQLKIGLGFESGLAVVLLAIILDRITQSLGKKNG; encoded by the coding sequence ATGATTTTAGGAGAATATATTGAAGACGCTATCAATTGGCTCACGGAGAACTTTTCGGGAGTGTTTGAGGGTATAAGCGATTTTGTATCGGCACTGGTAAGTGGTATTGAGGCATTTTGGCTGTGGACACCCTTTTATATTGTTATAGCACTGTTTACCGTACTGGCCTATTGGAAAGCCGGCAGATCAACAGCCTTATTTACCTTGTTGGGACTTGTGTACATTTATTTTGCGGGTTTCTGGGACGAGACCATGCAAACCTTGGCTTTGGTGCTGGCATCGGCGATAATGGCGTTGGCAATGGGTATACCCCTGGGAATATGGAGTGCGAAAAATAAAGCGGTTAATAGCATTGTACGCCCGGTGTTGGATTTTATGCAGACCATGCCGGCCTTTGTGTATTTAATCCCCGCCGTGTTGTTTTTTGGTTTGGGTACCGTTCCGGGAGCTTTTGCCACTATTATTTTTGCCATGCCACCTGTAGTACGCCTTACAACACTCGGTATATTGCAAGTTCCTGAGGATATTGTGGAGGCTACTACCGCTTTTGGCGCTACCCCAAGTCAATTGTTGTTTAAAGTACAGATACCCCTAGCTATGCCTACTATATTGGCGGGTATAAACCAAACCATAATGATGGCTCTTTCTATGGTGGTTATTGCCAGTATGATTGGAGCCAAAGGATTGGGAGTGATAGTGCTGCAAGGTATTAGCCAGCTAAAAATTGGTTTAGGTTTTGAAAGTGGTTTGGCTGTGGTGCTGTTGGCCATTATTCTGGACAGGATTACCCAAAGCCTGGGTAAGAAAAATGGCTGA
- a CDS encoding quaternary amine ABC transporter ATP-binding protein → MSNKITIENLSLIFGKNKARATKMIEEGKSKSEILSKTGCNVAVRNANLSIAQGEIYVVMGLSGSGKSTLLRCINRLIEPTMGKVFVDDKEITKMDSKELLNARRKELAMVFQHFGLLPHRSVMSNVAFGLELQGQPKEQREKHARDTIEMVGLKGYEDLKVSELSGGMQQRVGLARGLANDPKVLLMDEAFSALDPLIRAQMQDELLLLQETMKKTIVFITHDLEEAIKLGDKIAIMKDGEVVQIGTPEEIVTNPADDYVKSFVENVDRTKITTASSIMFSKPKLARLKKDGPSLVLKTMRENGTNILPVVRTNRTFLGFIHIEDVLKLKNEGAKSIETAVKETVMCVSPDTLIQDMLPLLSKTNHAIPVVDESNYLMGVVSLTSLIAETTGKDKGEINSIIQKAIEL, encoded by the coding sequence ATGAGTAATAAAATTACTATAGAAAACCTCTCGCTCATTTTTGGCAAAAACAAGGCCAGGGCCACCAAAATGATTGAAGAGGGCAAAAGCAAAAGCGAGATACTTAGTAAAACGGGATGTAACGTGGCCGTTCGAAATGCCAATCTTTCGATAGCACAAGGCGAGATATATGTGGTGATGGGACTTTCCGGTAGCGGAAAATCCACCCTCCTCCGGTGTATCAATAGGTTGATAGAACCCACTATGGGTAAAGTGTTTGTAGATGATAAGGAAATAACCAAAATGGACAGCAAGGAACTCCTTAATGCAAGAAGAAAAGAGCTGGCCATGGTATTTCAGCATTTCGGACTTTTGCCCCACCGCTCAGTGATGAGTAATGTAGCTTTTGGCTTAGAACTGCAGGGACAGCCTAAGGAACAAAGAGAAAAACATGCCCGCGATACCATTGAGATGGTGGGCCTAAAAGGCTACGAAGATTTAAAAGTGAGTGAGCTCTCAGGAGGCATGCAGCAAAGGGTTGGGCTGGCCCGTGGGCTGGCTAATGACCCTAAGGTATTGCTTATGGATGAGGCGTTTTCGGCATTGGATCCATTGATAAGGGCACAGATGCAGGACGAACTGCTTCTATTGCAGGAAACAATGAAAAAAACTATTGTTTTTATTACACACGACCTCGAAGAGGCCATTAAGTTGGGCGACAAAATTGCAATAATGAAAGATGGCGAGGTGGTTCAGATAGGTACACCAGAGGAAATTGTTACCAACCCGGCGGATGATTATGTGAAGTCGTTTGTTGAAAATGTGGATCGTACCAAAATTACCACCGCAAGCTCGATCATGTTCTCAAAACCCAAATTGGCACGACTTAAAAAGGACGGTCCCTCGCTGGTATTAAAAACCATGCGCGAGAACGGTACCAACATTCTACCCGTGGTTAGAACCAACAGGACTTTTTTAGGCTTTATCCATATTGAGGATGTACTGAAGTTAAAAAATGAGGGCGCAAAAAGTATTGAGACCGCTGTTAAGGAAACGGTGATGTGTGTTTCGCCCGATACGCTTATTCAGGATATGTTACCTTTATTAAGTAAAACCAACCATGCCATACCGGTTGTGGACGAATCGAACTATCTAATGGGTGTGGTGAGTCTTACCTCGCTGATTGCCGAAACCACCGGGAAAGATAAAGGAGAAATTAACAGTATCATTCAAAAGGCAATAGAATTATGA
- a CDS encoding tetratricopeptide repeat protein produces MSNKKKDYATESSMENVEQALSKTEQFIEDNQKLLTIVMFAVIVVIGGYWAAKKLYFAPRAQQAQVDMFPAQNYFEKDSFNLALNGDGMNMGFLDIADEYGMTKPGKLAKYYAGVSFLNLGQYEDAIEYLNSFSSSDELLDATAKGALGDAYLENGDVDAAISNYKSASGIDNSIIAPTYLLKLGLLYEEQNKYSDALKAYQKIKDDYSSSMEARSIDKYITRANILASK; encoded by the coding sequence ATGTCGAATAAGAAAAAGGATTATGCTACGGAGTCTAGCATGGAAAACGTTGAGCAAGCGTTAAGTAAAACAGAACAGTTTATTGAGGACAATCAAAAACTTCTGACTATTGTTATGTTTGCCGTTATTGTTGTAATTGGCGGATACTGGGCAGCAAAAAAATTATATTTTGCCCCACGTGCCCAACAGGCTCAGGTGGATATGTTCCCCGCACAAAATTATTTTGAAAAAGACAGTTTTAATTTAGCTTTAAATGGCGACGGTATGAACATGGGCTTTTTGGACATAGCCGATGAGTACGGCATGACAAAACCCGGAAAACTGGCTAAGTATTATGCGGGTGTATCGTTTCTGAACCTGGGGCAGTATGAGGATGCCATCGAGTATTTAAACAGCTTTTCGAGCTCGGATGAATTACTCGACGCAACGGCCAAAGGTGCGCTTGGCGATGCCTACCTCGAAAACGGCGATGTGGACGCAGCCATAAGTAACTACAAGAGCGCTTCTGGTATTGATAATTCAATTATAGCGCCTACCTATTTATTAAAATTGGGTTTGCTGTACGAAGAGCAGAATAAATATAGCGATGCGCTAAAGGCCTACCAAAAAATTAAAGACGATTACTCATCGTCCATGGAAGCACGCAGCATAGATAAATACATTACCCGTGCCAACATTTTGGCCAGCAAATAA